In one Chitinispirillales bacterium ANBcel5 genomic region, the following are encoded:
- a CDS encoding response regulator translates to MQSNEEELNRKLIEIFKEEAREHISVLSVGFIELERMAEEQRSELLEKLSRQAHTFKGAARTVEYHFIETTCRYLESILLAWKQGELVPDKNVFDILHRALDLIRASLEGENRDKDFVQLIEELESIEAKVSQTKGRKKNVAGKGAYDLSLNYKKDLLKQYGKNFLGGMIKLPAEQLETFLIEAEEFIPLKNAYDETFKDVLDFEDELQSLLFDCESFYTDKDDSLDRLKIREVIRKLDLLKDRLRQNTYAFSSAINQHLWNVKKAGVEPFSELTESFYRIVRDLSRQQNKEVTIEVTGESIELDRRMLQELQTPFLHLIRNAVDHGIETPKDRVAEGKNPVAKLSIFLSRIDSAKFEISIKDDGRGIEIEPVRKEIIKQNLVTKEQAEKLTDREVLDMIFKSGISTREGISDLSGRGLGLAIVRESVEKLSGQVWVESTLKKGTVFRIILPTSVSTLRCILIEAGGYEYYIPSAYVKRVVRYGEGEIKKVDDAPVYEFESTFVSVMNLSEILDLNYQKANEKKSSSTAVILNFAGRHIALKIDAVLDAKEIVVRDLGPQLFRVRMIAGATISGSGKVTPILNVGDIFTSDKFQKKATQIDETKQTQPSSSEIKTVLVVEDSITARSLLKSILESSDFRVKTAIDGTEAYTVLKTEKVDIVVSDIEMPRMNGFELTRKIRQDANLKRMPVVLISALESREDIEHGIEAGANAYIVKSRFEKTNLVDTIKDLV, encoded by the coding sequence ATGCAGTCTAATGAAGAAGAGCTAAACAGAAAACTTATAGAGATATTTAAAGAGGAAGCCAGGGAGCATATTTCTGTTCTCAGCGTAGGGTTTATTGAACTGGAGAGGATGGCAGAGGAACAAAGGTCAGAGCTTCTTGAAAAATTATCTCGTCAGGCCCATACTTTTAAGGGTGCAGCCAGAACGGTTGAATATCACTTTATAGAAACAACATGCAGGTATTTGGAAAGTATACTATTAGCCTGGAAACAGGGTGAATTAGTGCCCGATAAGAACGTATTTGATATTCTTCACAGAGCACTTGATTTAATCAGAGCTTCTCTTGAGGGTGAAAACAGGGATAAAGATTTTGTACAGCTAATTGAAGAACTAGAAAGTATAGAAGCTAAAGTAAGCCAAACTAAAGGTAGGAAAAAGAACGTTGCCGGTAAGGGGGCATACGATCTATCACTCAATTATAAAAAAGATCTGTTAAAACAATATGGAAAAAACTTTCTTGGTGGAATGATTAAACTACCTGCCGAACAATTGGAAACATTTCTCATTGAGGCAGAGGAATTTATTCCACTTAAAAATGCATATGATGAAACGTTTAAAGATGTTTTAGATTTTGAGGATGAGCTTCAATCTTTGCTTTTTGATTGTGAAAGTTTTTATACTGATAAGGACGATAGTTTAGACCGATTAAAAATAAGAGAGGTTATTAGAAAGCTTGATCTTTTAAAAGATCGTTTGCGTCAAAATACATACGCTTTTAGTTCTGCCATAAACCAACATTTATGGAATGTAAAAAAAGCAGGGGTTGAGCCTTTTTCTGAGCTTACGGAATCATTTTACAGAATTGTGAGAGATCTTTCCCGTCAGCAGAATAAAGAGGTAACCATTGAAGTTACTGGTGAATCAATCGAACTTGATAGAAGAATGCTTCAGGAACTACAGACACCTTTTCTACACCTTATAAGAAATGCTGTTGATCATGGTATAGAAACTCCAAAGGATCGTGTCGCAGAAGGAAAAAATCCGGTTGCAAAACTATCAATATTTCTATCCCGGATAGATAGTGCTAAGTTTGAAATAAGCATAAAAGACGATGGAAGAGGGATCGAAATTGAGCCGGTAAGAAAGGAGATTATAAAACAAAATTTAGTTACTAAAGAGCAGGCAGAAAAACTAACTGATCGGGAAGTACTGGATATGATTTTCAAAAGCGGTATCTCCACAAGAGAAGGAATATCCGATCTCTCAGGCAGAGGTTTGGGGCTTGCCATTGTAAGAGAATCTGTTGAAAAACTTTCGGGGCAGGTGTGGGTTGAAAGTACCCTGAAAAAGGGGACTGTTTTTAGAATAATTCTTCCCACTTCGGTTTCAACACTTCGATGCATATTGATTGAAGCAGGGGGGTATGAGTATTACATACCCTCAGCGTATGTTAAAAGAGTTGTTAGGTACGGGGAAGGGGAAATAAAAAAAGTAGATGATGCGCCAGTATATGAATTTGAGAGTACATTTGTTTCTGTTATGAATTTAAGTGAGATACTGGATTTAAATTATCAAAAAGCAAATGAAAAAAAAAGTAGTTCAACAGCAGTGATATTAAATTTTGCTGGTCGCCATATAGCTCTAAAAATTGATGCTGTTTTGGATGCAAAAGAGATAGTTGTACGTGATCTTGGCCCCCAACTGTTTAGGGTTCGCATGATAGCAGGAGCAACGATTTCCGGAAGCGGAAAAGTAACCCCTATTTTAAATGTTGGGGATATTTTTACTTCAGATAAATTTCAAAAAAAAGCTACACAAATTGATGAAACAAAACAAACGCAACCATCTAGTAGTGAAATAAAAACGGTACTGGTTGTTGAAGATTCGATTACCGCTCGTTCTTTACTAAAAAGTATACTTGAAAGTTCAGACTTCAGGGTTAAAACCGCTATAGATGGTACTGAAGCCTATACTGTGCTTAAAACCGAAAAAGTAGATATTGTAGTATCAGATATTGAGATGCCACGAATGAACGGCTTTGAGCTTACCCGAAAAATAAGACAGGATGCTAACCTGAAGCGAATGCCCGTAGTTTTGATATCTGCACTGGAATCAAGAGAGGATATTGAACATGGAATAGAAGCCGGCGCAAATGCTTATATTGTAAAAAGCAGGTTTGAAAAGACTAATTTAGTTGATACTATAAAGGACTTAGTATAG
- a CDS encoding methyl-accepting chemotaxis protein, translating to MKLSLRARLLVSYVVIIVGLLIVSLVFVLNVNNVRQTLVNVFEGDFRPYQALTQGDDYISEWIEQIETIEGMEPTEQLNELQLESQELYSEIRTIVTEVMNLPLTDFGRAILVRLSENIESLNQLRQQMINAVRGGEVQIIELLKPEVEALAQEIDRDVSEFLEFQENHFLQQIENAEEDVFSAVVLMVAIIVIVLVLAIVTIISTYRIVSTSVKKVVKSAQELSVSSNEIVATTSQLTSNSVQTSTAVNQVTSTVEETRQTARISNDKAKYVSESAQNVYHVSTNGKQVIEKTISAMSDIQQEMNQVAQGIIKLSEQSQMVGQITDTVNDLADATNVLSVNASIEAARAGEHGRGFSVVAEEIRNLAERSKQATLRIREILSDIQKATNATVLTTEQASKKVEQGVMQSKQAGETIEVLSSNITEAAQASTQIAASSGQQLAGMDQMADAMTSINEATHQSVSSLKKLESAMRNLQDLGERLNDVIEVL from the coding sequence ATGAAGCTCTCATTAAGAGCAAGGTTATTAGTATCATATGTTGTAATAATAGTAGGGCTGTTGATCGTTTCGTTAGTTTTTGTTCTTAATGTAAACAATGTAAGACAAACACTAGTTAATGTCTTTGAAGGAGATTTCAGACCATACCAGGCCCTAACTCAGGGAGACGATTACATTTCCGAATGGATCGAACAGATCGAAACCATAGAAGGTATGGAACCTACAGAGCAGTTGAATGAATTACAGCTTGAATCTCAGGAACTTTACTCTGAGATACGTACTATAGTAACTGAGGTAATGAATCTACCTTTAACTGACTTTGGCAGGGCTATACTTGTAAGGTTAAGTGAAAATATTGAAAGTTTAAATCAACTCAGGCAGCAGATGATAAACGCGGTGCGTGGGGGCGAGGTACAGATAATTGAACTGCTTAAGCCGGAGGTGGAAGCTTTGGCACAAGAGATCGATCGTGATGTTTCTGAGTTTTTGGAGTTCCAGGAGAATCATTTTCTTCAGCAGATTGAAAATGCAGAGGAGGATGTATTTAGTGCAGTAGTTTTAATGGTTGCAATAATAGTAATAGTATTGGTTTTGGCAATAGTAACAATAATTAGTACTTACAGAATAGTAAGCACATCGGTTAAAAAGGTGGTTAAATCCGCGCAGGAGCTTTCGGTATCGTCAAATGAGATTGTTGCTACAACTTCACAGCTTACATCCAATTCTGTGCAGACAAGTACAGCCGTTAATCAGGTGACATCAACAGTTGAAGAAACCCGCCAGACTGCAAGAATATCAAATGACAAGGCCAAATATGTTTCTGAAAGTGCGCAGAACGTCTATCACGTTTCCACAAACGGGAAACAGGTGATAGAGAAGACTATCAGTGCTATGAGTGATATACAGCAGGAGATGAACCAGGTGGCTCAGGGCATTATAAAGCTTAGTGAACAGAGTCAGATGGTGGGACAGATAACCGATACTGTAAACGATCTCGCGGATGCTACCAATGTTCTCTCTGTAAATGCTTCAATAGAGGCGGCGCGGGCTGGTGAGCACGGTAGAGGGTTTTCTGTCGTAGCTGAAGAGATACGCAATCTTGCGGAGCGCTCTAAACAAGCTACCTTACGAATACGGGAGATTTTAAGTGACATTCAAAAAGCAACCAACGCAACTGTTTTGACGACTGAGCAGGCATCAAAAAAAGTTGAGCAGGGTGTTATGCAATCCAAACAGGCTGGGGAAACTATTGAGGTACTTTCTTCAAATATAACTGAAGCCGCGCAAGCTTCAACACAGATTGCCGCATCAAGCGGCCAGCAGCTTGCGGGAATGGATCAGATGGCCGATGCCATGACCAGTATAAATGAAGCTACTCACCAGAGCGTCTCCAGTCTAAAGAAGCTTGAGAGTGCTATGAGAAATCTTCAGGATTTGGGGGAACGGCTTAATGATGTTATAGAGGTCCTTTAA
- a CDS encoding chemotaxis protein CheW: MKYSENEHQKEQAILKARAEELARKTPKTGKDKDCEIVSFRLLSKAYAFEAMYVEGIIHIENYAPLPFTPSFILGIISVRGKIISLVSIRELLGLTGKSNIQEGSVIILKSETMKFGVIADSVLGFEKIKYNDVCSVPEGFKKSEESYMKAITKDQVVLLDAKRMLSDKRMIVGKR, translated from the coding sequence ATGAAATATTCAGAAAACGAGCATCAAAAAGAACAGGCTATTTTAAAAGCACGTGCGGAAGAGTTGGCACGTAAAACTCCAAAAACAGGTAAAGATAAAGACTGTGAAATTGTAAGTTTCAGACTACTATCAAAGGCCTATGCCTTTGAAGCTATGTACGTCGAAGGTATAATTCATATCGAAAACTATGCGCCGCTTCCCTTTACACCATCTTTTATCCTGGGAATTATTAGTGTAAGAGGAAAAATTATATCTCTTGTTAGTATAAGAGAGTTGCTGGGGCTTACTGGAAAATCAAATATACAGGAAGGAAGTGTTATCATTCTTAAATCAGAAACTATGAAATTTGGGGTTATTGCAGATTCTGTTTTGGGCTTCGAAAAAATAAAGTATAATGATGTGTGCTCTGTCCCAGAAGGTTTTAAAAAAAGTGAAGAGAGTTATATGAAAGCTATTACAAAAGATCAAGTCGTTTTATTGGATGCTAAGCGAATGCTTTCGGATAAAAGAATGATAGTTGGGAAAAGATAA
- a CDS encoding CheR family methyltransferase yields the protein MECNELDQNQISLIRQIVRIHLGLDVPTDSAGIFEKKFRGACQELGYSNCRDCVAALVARPLSRKQVEVLASHLTVGETYFFRDKKTMDTLRDHVLSPLVQKRKSSDKKIRIWSAGCSTGEEPYSLAMLLTTLISDIDLWNIHILGTDINTLSLGKAIKGRYTRWSFRGLAPWIKQTFFNKIDEENFEVIPKIREMVTFSYLNLAEDTYPSILNGTNAIDLIMCRNVLMYFAEDVRAHVTEKLNRCLTDKGYLVVSPAEASTRRFSLFSAHNIRGVTLYTKQNKQRSESTSVGKSPLPVLSETHDGKNEKTETTVVEMLKEKKSDIPKKPEVKRGSYNYAEILYMRGDLRGAINELLRCEQSTQVLYLLTKAYADSGIFSEALKWCNRLLETDKLGAQNYYLQSTILLELSKEEQALEALRRAIFLDPKFIIAHFTMANVIRKKSINEASIYFKNALRLLKKLPYDTIVPESDGLPAGRLLELIEMIESERSGR from the coding sequence ATGGAATGTAATGAGTTAGATCAAAACCAAATATCGCTTATACGTCAGATCGTTCGTATCCACCTGGGGCTTGATGTACCCACCGATTCAGCAGGGATTTTTGAAAAAAAGTTTAGAGGTGCGTGCCAGGAGTTGGGATATAGTAACTGCAGAGATTGTGTGGCTGCGCTTGTAGCCAGACCTCTTAGCAGAAAACAGGTTGAAGTTCTTGCCAGTCATCTTACGGTTGGTGAGACCTATTTTTTTCGTGATAAAAAGACCATGGATACACTCAGAGATCATGTTTTATCACCACTGGTTCAAAAAAGAAAATCTTCAGATAAAAAGATTCGTATCTGGAGTGCTGGCTGCAGCACAGGCGAGGAACCATATTCTTTAGCTATGCTCCTTACCACTCTTATTTCAGATATTGATTTGTGGAATATCCATATTCTTGGAACAGATATAAATACCCTGTCTTTGGGTAAAGCTATAAAAGGTAGATACACAAGGTGGTCTTTTCGGGGGTTAGCTCCATGGATAAAGCAAACTTTTTTTAATAAAATTGACGAAGAAAATTTTGAAGTCATTCCTAAAATCAGGGAAATGGTTACCTTTTCTTATTTAAATCTGGCTGAGGACACCTATCCTTCAATACTAAATGGAACCAATGCGATCGATTTGATCATGTGCCGAAATGTACTGATGTATTTTGCGGAGGATGTCAGAGCCCATGTGACAGAAAAATTAAACAGGTGTCTTACCGATAAGGGTTATTTGGTTGTAAGTCCTGCAGAGGCTTCAACTCGCCGTTTCTCTCTATTTAGCGCTCATAACATACGGGGTGTCACACTATATACAAAACAGAATAAACAAAGATCAGAATCAACTTCCGTCGGTAAATCACCATTACCGGTATTGTCTGAAACTCATGACGGTAAGAATGAAAAAACTGAAACAACAGTCGTCGAAATGTTAAAAGAAAAAAAATCAGACATTCCAAAGAAACCAGAGGTAAAGAGGGGTAGCTATAATTATGCTGAAATCCTCTATATGCGTGGAGATTTAAGGGGAGCAATAAATGAGCTCCTGAGGTGTGAGCAGAGCACTCAGGTGCTCTATCTTCTTACGAAAGCTTATGCCGACAGCGGAATCTTCTCTGAAGCCCTAAAGTGGTGTAATCGGTTGCTTGAAACCGACAAGCTTGGAGCTCAAAATTATTATCTGCAATCTACTATACTTCTTGAGTTAAGCAAAGAAGAGCAGGCGCTGGAAGCTCTGAGAAGAGCGATTTTTTTAGATCCTAAATTTATTATCGCTCATTTTACCATGGCTAATGTAATCAGAAAAAAGTCAATAAATGAAGCATCAATTTATTTCAAAAATGCGCTACGGTTACTGAAGAAATTGCCTTATGATACAATCGTTCCCGAATCTGACGGACTTCCTGCCGGAAGATTACTTGAGCTTATAGAGATGATCGAAAGTGAAAGAAGTGGTAGATGA
- a CDS encoding chemotaxis protein CheW, with the protein MAETLLSFMLKDQTYALRLECVVRVIRAAYITALPKSPPVVLGIINIAGSIVPVLNIRARFGLSAKKVSASDLFIIAKTRGQTVALLVDQIGSVARYTEEQIVLGEKLPGRFEYIEGVVKLGKEMILIHDLDSFLSSNEREGIQKALSDYAENGCEDGM; encoded by the coding sequence ATGGCTGAGACATTGCTTTCTTTTATGTTAAAGGATCAGACATATGCTTTGCGGCTGGAATGTGTTGTTCGGGTGATTCGGGCAGCATACATCACTGCATTACCCAAATCCCCTCCAGTTGTTCTTGGTATAATCAATATAGCTGGTTCGATTGTTCCTGTGCTTAATATCAGGGCACGGTTTGGCTTAAGTGCAAAGAAAGTAAGTGCTTCAGATCTGTTTATCATTGCAAAAACGAGGGGACAGACTGTGGCGCTTCTGGTCGATCAAATTGGATCGGTGGCACGGTATACAGAAGAGCAGATCGTTTTGGGAGAAAAGCTTCCGGGGAGATTTGAGTATATTGAGGGTGTGGTAAAATTAGGTAAAGAAATGATTTTAATTCACGATCTCGATTCATTTTTATCTTCAAATGAAAGAGAGGGGATTCAAAAGGCTCTTTCTGACTATGCTGAAAACGGGTGTGAAGATGGAATGTAA
- a CDS encoding sulfite exporter TauE/SafE family protein: protein MGSWGEFFLLGLTMSYGPCVAFCSPVILSYIASTKRGWKQGAVTSVAFCFSRFAGHLLLGVVAGIAGSAVSVLFSFPDVYLYVPGGFFVASIGLLIVAGKTTGHNVCRNLRKKKIDKGIAVPVVMGFMAGVMPCLPLMGVVGYIAFTSQSWLDGLLYGTAFGAGTLFSPVIPLGVLSAVIPHKLFKTERVYFFVTRVCGVLLIIMGLHLMFGKSFL from the coding sequence ATGGGCTCGTGGGGAGAGTTTTTTCTTCTGGGGCTAACCATGTCATACGGTCCCTGTGTCGCTTTTTGTTCTCCTGTGATACTTTCCTATATCGCCTCAACAAAACGGGGCTGGAAACAGGGAGCTGTTACTTCAGTGGCTTTTTGCTTTTCAAGATTTGCAGGCCACCTTTTACTGGGAGTAGTTGCCGGTATCGCAGGTAGTGCTGTATCAGTTTTGTTCTCTTTTCCGGATGTTTATCTATATGTCCCCGGGGGCTTTTTTGTTGCTTCTATAGGACTACTCATTGTTGCCGGGAAAACAACAGGGCACAACGTGTGTCGAAATTTAAGAAAAAAAAAGATCGACAAGGGGATTGCGGTGCCTGTGGTAATGGGCTTTATGGCAGGGGTTATGCCTTGTCTTCCTCTAATGGGGGTGGTTGGGTATATTGCTTTCACTTCTCAAAGCTGGTTAGATGGTCTGTTATACGGAACAGCCTTTGGAGCCGGTACTCTTTTTTCACCCGTTATACCGCTTGGGGTTTTAAGTGCAGTTATACCGCACAAACTTTTTAAAACTGAGAGGGTATATTTTTTTGTAACACGGGTTTGCGGTGTTTTGTTAATAATCATGGGCTTACACCTGATGTTTGGCAAGTCTTTTTTGTAA
- the amrS gene encoding AmmeMemoRadiSam system radical SAM enzyme, with amino-acid sequence MISRSRLVITISSLVIMATAVVSIVLFSRYTLPVMAEHNSESHLTSATPSQGPSYHREAMFYQNLGDGLVECNICFRNCVIPQGERGYCKNKENKGGTLYNIVHGRPSAVQIDPVEKEPMYHMMPGTQILCIGTAGCNFSCNHCQNWHLSQRSIEDLNYYNLPPEAIVRFALEQGIPTISFTYNDPISVYEYVYDVAKLAKENGLKIIWHSNGAINPEPLRKLLQYTDAVTIDLKGFSQKAYDNANAELAPVLEALKIIHQAGVWVEIVNLVIPTVNDDINEIREMCEWIKNNLGPYVPVHFSRFHPSYKMKHLPSTPIKTLEKAHSIAEEVGMHFITVGNVPGHSYNSTYCPGCDEKIIHRVHFSVLENKIKEGKCGYCGYKIPGIWQ; translated from the coding sequence ATGATTAGCAGATCCAGATTGGTAATAACTATCTCCTCGTTAGTGATAATGGCAACTGCTGTCGTCTCAATAGTTTTGTTTAGTCGTTATACATTGCCTGTTATGGCAGAACATAATTCCGAATCACACCTTACCTCTGCAACTCCTTCTCAAGGACCTTCCTATCACAGAGAAGCAATGTTTTATCAAAATCTTGGCGATGGTTTAGTTGAATGTAATATATGTTTTAGAAATTGTGTAATACCTCAAGGTGAACGGGGGTATTGCAAAAACAAAGAAAACAAAGGCGGGACTCTGTATAACATTGTACATGGACGCCCTTCGGCTGTGCAGATAGATCCAGTCGAAAAGGAACCTATGTATCACATGATGCCAGGAACTCAAATACTGTGTATCGGTACTGCAGGATGTAACTTTAGTTGTAATCATTGTCAAAACTGGCATTTATCTCAAAGATCCATTGAAGATCTCAACTATTATAACCTTCCTCCTGAGGCTATCGTAAGATTTGCTTTAGAGCAGGGTATACCTACCATCTCTTTCACCTATAATGATCCTATATCTGTTTATGAATATGTTTATGATGTTGCAAAACTTGCTAAAGAAAATGGTCTAAAAATCATATGGCATTCAAATGGGGCAATTAACCCCGAACCACTAAGAAAGCTTCTTCAGTACACTGATGCTGTAACCATTGATTTAAAAGGATTTTCCCAAAAAGCCTATGATAATGCCAATGCAGAACTTGCACCTGTCCTTGAAGCGCTAAAAATTATTCATCAAGCAGGGGTGTGGGTTGAAATTGTTAATCTTGTGATACCTACGGTAAATGATGATATAAATGAGATAAGGGAGATGTGTGAATGGATAAAAAACAATTTAGGACCTTATGTGCCTGTTCATTTCTCAAGATTTCATCCTTCATACAAAATGAAACACTTACCATCAACTCCAATTAAAACGCTTGAAAAGGCACATTCGATTGCAGAGGAAGTTGGAATGCATTTTATCACAGTAGGTAATGTTCCCGGCCATAGCTATAACTCAACCTACTGCCCCGGTTGTGATGAAAAGATAATTCACAGAGTTCATTTTTCAGTCCTTGAAAATAAGATAAAAGAGGGTAAGTGCGGTTACTGTGGCTACAAAATTCCAGGAATTTGGCAGTAG
- a CDS encoding GH1 family beta-glucosidase — protein sequence MSFPSDFIWGAATASYQIEGAAYADGKGLGIWDVFCKRDNTIWNQHNGDVACDHYHRYCEDVELMRSIGLGAYRLEVSWPRILPEGKGRVNQKGLEFYDRLIDKLLEKEITPWVTLYHWNLPQELQIRGGWQNPDSSHWFSEFVTVVVDRLSDRVQNWMTINEPQVIIGNGHLNGKNAPGLQLSMSEALQAGHNVLLAHGRAVSVIRDRAKTSSSIGFAPCGLIRCPQSNKKEDVEAAKKATFSVEPDSVWNSAWWMDPVYLGRYPSEALEMYGNAAPDIKPGDMELISQKLDFFGANIYTSINVQADESGKPQIVPHKPGYNMSTYDWAVVPDLLYWAGEFFYQRYKLPIVITENGTSMSDIISRDGKVHDPQREEFIAVYLSSMKKAIKAGIPYTGYFYWSLLDNFEWQWGYKHRFGLVHVDFSTGKRTLKDSAHYYRDIIKSNGKDLE from the coding sequence ATGTCTTTTCCAAGTGATTTCATCTGGGGGGCTGCTACTGCTTCATATCAAATTGAAGGTGCAGCATATGCAGATGGAAAGGGACTGGGAATTTGGGATGTCTTTTGCAAAAGAGACAATACTATTTGGAATCAGCACAATGGAGATGTAGCGTGTGATCATTATCATAGGTATTGTGAAGATGTAGAGTTGATGCGTTCCATTGGTCTTGGTGCTTACAGATTGGAAGTGAGTTGGCCAAGAATTTTGCCTGAAGGCAAAGGCAGAGTGAACCAAAAGGGGCTTGAGTTTTACGATCGTTTGATTGATAAGCTTCTTGAGAAAGAGATTACACCATGGGTGACTCTTTATCACTGGAATCTACCCCAAGAGCTGCAAATTAGAGGTGGTTGGCAAAATCCGGATTCGTCCCACTGGTTTTCTGAATTTGTTACAGTTGTTGTTGACAGGCTTTCCGATAGAGTGCAAAACTGGATGACCATCAATGAGCCCCAGGTAATAATAGGAAATGGTCATTTAAATGGAAAAAACGCTCCGGGTTTACAACTCAGCATGTCTGAAGCGCTTCAGGCCGGCCACAATGTATTACTTGCACACGGTAGGGCTGTTTCGGTTATTCGTGATCGTGCTAAAACTTCTTCATCAATTGGTTTTGCGCCATGTGGATTGATTAGATGTCCTCAGAGCAATAAAAAAGAGGATGTTGAGGCTGCAAAAAAGGCCACCTTTTCTGTTGAACCCGACTCTGTATGGAATAGTGCATGGTGGATGGATCCTGTATATTTGGGGAGATATCCCTCTGAGGCACTGGAGATGTACGGTAATGCTGCTCCCGATATAAAACCAGGCGATATGGAGTTGATATCTCAAAAACTCGACTTTTTTGGAGCTAACATTTACACTTCCATAAATGTGCAGGCAGATGAATCGGGTAAGCCACAGATCGTACCTCATAAGCCCGGATACAACATGAGCACCTATGACTGGGCTGTTGTTCCGGATCTTTTGTACTGGGCTGGTGAATTCTTTTACCAAAGGTACAAGCTACCGATCGTCATAACTGAAAACGGCACAAGTATGAGTGATATTATCTCCAGGGACGGCAAGGTACACGATCCACAGAGAGAAGAGTTTATCGCAGTGTATCTTTCTTCTATGAAAAAGGCCATTAAAGCTGGTATTCCTTACACCGGGTATTTTTACTGGAGCCTATTGGATAATTTCGAATGGCAATGGGGGTACAAGCATCGCTTCGGTTTAGTACATGTGGATTTTTCAACAGGTAAGCGAACTCTTAAGGATTCTGCCCATTATTACAGGGATATAATAAAGAGTAACGGAAAAGATTTAGAGTAA
- a CDS encoding class II fructose-1,6-bisphosphate aldolase, with the protein MSVSYKDLGFVNTKEMFSKAFEGGYAIPAYNFNNMEQIQSIVTACGKSNSPVIMQVSSGARKYANQTLLRYMAQGAVQMARDAGHNMPVALHLDHGDTYELCVSCIESGFSSVMIDGSHHPYEKNVELTAKVVEYAHKYDVTVEGELGVLAGIEDDVVAAESVYTKPEQVEDFVKKTGVDSLAISIGTSHGAYKFTPEQCTKNEEGVLVPPPLRFDILEEIEKLVPGFPIVLHGASSVLPVYVDIINNNGGDLKAAVGIPSEQLRRAAKSSVCKINIDSDGRLVMTAMVRKTFADKPEEFDPRKYLGPAREELIKMMIDKNENVLGSAGKA; encoded by the coding sequence ATGTCTGTAAGCTACAAAGATTTAGGTTTTGTTAATACAAAAGAGATGTTCAGTAAGGCTTTTGAGGGTGGGTATGCTATTCCAGCATATAATTTTAACAACATGGAGCAGATACAGTCTATCGTTACTGCCTGTGGTAAGTCAAATTCACCCGTAATCATGCAGGTCTCAAGCGGTGCAAGAAAATACGCAAACCAGACACTTTTGCGCTATATGGCTCAGGGAGCTGTTCAGATGGCACGGGACGCAGGACACAATATGCCTGTGGCACTTCACCTTGATCATGGTGATACCTATGAACTTTGTGTATCATGCATTGAAAGCGGATTTTCATCGGTAATGATTGACGGTTCACACCATCCTTACGAAAAAAATGTAGAGCTTACAGCAAAAGTAGTGGAGTATGCACATAAGTACGATGTTACTGTTGAAGGTGAGCTGGGTGTGCTTGCAGGAATTGAAGATGATGTGGTTGCTGCAGAATCTGTTTATACAAAGCCTGAACAGGTCGAGGATTTTGTAAAAAAGACCGGAGTTGATTCACTTGCTATCTCAATCGGAACTTCTCATGGTGCTTATAAGTTTACACCTGAACAGTGTACAAAAAATGAAGAGGGTGTACTTGTCCCTCCACCATTAAGATTTGATATCCTCGAAGAAATCGAAAAACTTGTTCCTGGTTTTCCAATCGTTCTTCACGGTGCCAGCTCTGTACTACCTGTATATGTTGATATTATTAATAACAATGGTGGTGATCTTAAAGCCGCTGTTGGTATTCCTTCAGAACAGCTCAGACGCGCTGCAAAGTCTTCTGTTTGTAAGATTAATATCGACTCCGATGGTCGTCTTGTTATGACTGCAATGGTTAGAAAAACATTTGCCGATAAACCTGAAGAGTTCGATCCAAGAAAATACCTTGGACCTGCACGCGAAGAGTTGATAAAAATGATGATAGACAAGAACGAAAATGTTCTCGGAAGCGCCGGCAAAGCTTAA